The following are encoded in a window of Parambassis ranga chromosome 15, fParRan2.1, whole genome shotgun sequence genomic DNA:
- the vox gene encoding ventral homeobox — protein MVKYFSVDWLAQSHHSTAATEEQGAGRDPAPACRPHVPCMVQPSPPAFGRGYLQPKPKPSKPAEHTESLESSGHQDSGLQRSTHCASPSSETSGYSSGYDSEANSSECLSVDEGNDVEKDAPQRRVRTKFTPEQISKLEKIFNKHKYLEVGERVKTAQKLNLTETQVRTWFQNRRMKLKRDMQNYLAPQVPPMAFQPPPPVLYHGMAGQRPHYASAGPAFYPVPVPQLVLQQQMPPQHHLLLNQPHFY, from the exons ATGGTGAAATACTTTTCTGTGGACTGGCTGGCCCAGAGCCATCACAGCACCGCCGCCACGGAGGAGCAGGGAGCCGGCAGGGACCCCGCGCCGGCCTGCAGACCCCACGTTCCCTGCATGGTGCAGCCGAGCCCGCCGGCGTTTGGCAGAGGTTACCTGCAGCCAAAACCCAAACCATCAAAGCCCGCCGAACACACGGAGTCTTTGGAAAGCAGCGGACACCAGGACTCCGGCCTCCAGCGCTCCACACACTGCGCGTCTCCAA GTTCAGAAACCAGCGGGTATTCCTCTGGGTATGACAGTGAAGCCAACTCCTCTGAGTGCCTCTCCGTGGATGAGGGGAACGACGTGGAGAAGGACGCGCCTCAGCGCCGAGTGCGCACAAAGTTCACCCCGGAGCAGATCAGCAAGCTGGAAAAGATCTTCAACAAGCACAAATACCTGGAAGTTGGAGAGCGAGTGAAGACGGCGCAGAAGCTGAACCTCACAGAGACTCAG gtGAGGACCTGGTTCCAGAACAGAAGAATGAAGCTGAAACGGGACATGCAGAACTACCTCGCTCCCCAGGTGCCCCCGATGGCCTTCCAGCCTCCACCCCCGGTTCTGTACCACGGCATGGCCGGACAGCGGCCGCACTACGCCTCAGCCGGCCCGGCCTTCTACCCCGTGCCTGTCCCGCAGCTGGTGCTCCAGCAGCAGATGCCTCCTCAGCATCATCTCCTCCTCAACCAGCCACATTTTTACTGA